The genomic window aaaaaacagcaatacgggctgggcctccggttagtaggttaggcccaaaaacgatataaatgtgtgaagtaaagcccataaacatccaaaacaggtaatataatagcatggaacaatcaaaaattacagatacgttggagacgtatcatcccccccccctttccttcctcctccctctcttcccttttccccgtcctggtaaaaggaagggggggcgaattggaatagggcccccaagtaggattcctcctacttggggcgcccaaggcagctcccctccccctcccacatatatatacatggggagggggcgccgaGAAGTCACACCAAtgattgttagccatgtgcggcgccccctccatagtttacgcctccggtcatattcacgtagtgcttataTAGACGAACCCCtgcgcggataacttcaccatcaccatcaccatgccgtcgtgctaacggaactcttctacttcctcgacactctgctggatcaagagttcgagggatgtcaacAAGCTGAACatttgcagaactcggaggtgtcgtacgttcggtacttgatcggttagaacgagaagaagttcgactacattaaccgcgttggcaaacgcttccgctttcggtctacgagggaacgtggacacactctccccctctcgttgctacgcatctcctagatagatcttgcgtgagcatagaaatttttttgaaattgatgCTACGTTACCCAATATCAAGGTGTGGTTAACAGAGCCAGTCACCTTGGCTGGCCAGCATGGCAGTGGACACGTGCGGCGAGGAGGAAGATTGTGTGGCCATAGCGTATTCATCCATCATAGAGTATCTCATCCTCGCCATGTTTGGAGCAAAACTCATTGAGCtacttgatgtctgctagaactacgtcagtatttctccaaagaggaagggatgatgcagtatagcgacggtaggtatttccctaagtgatgagaccaaggttatcgaaccagtaggagaacctcctcacaccacgtaaacaacacctgcacacaaataacaaatattcgcaacccgacatgttaaaggggttatcaatcccttccgggtacggcgcctcaagataggcaaataacgtgaggtagaaatggtagataggataaatagatcgcgaaacaaataaattgcagcaaggtatttttgtatttttggtttaataaatctgaaaataaatgcaaggaaaaatacATCACAAAGGCAAaaatgatgaaaagagacccgggggccgtaggtttcactagtggcttctctcgagaaaaatagcaaacggtggcaAAACAATTACtgtggacaattgatagaacttaaaataatcatgacgatatccacgcaatgatcattacataggcatcacgtccaagattagtagaccgactcctgcctgcatctactactattactccacacatccaccgctatccagcatgcatctagtgtattaagttcatgagaaaatggagtaatgcaataagaatgatgacatgatgtagacaagatccatttatctattgccgagatatagatctcatcttgttatccttagtagcaacgatacatacgtgttgattccccttctgtcactgggatcaagcaccataagatcgaacccactacaaagcacctcttcccattgcaagataaatagatcaagttggccaaacaaaacccaaacatcggagaagaaatatgaggctataagcaatcatgcatataagagatcaaagaagactcaaataactttcatggataaaaacatagatctgatcataaactcaaagtttatcggatcccaacaaacacatcgcaaaaagacttacatcatatggatctccaagagaccattgtattgataatcaagagagagagagagagagtgagagagagagagggggggagagagagagagagagaaagccatctagctactaactacgaacctgtaggtctacaaagaactactcatgcatcataggagaggcaccaatggaagtggtgaacccctccatgacggtgtctagattggatctggtggttctggactctacgacggctggaattgattttcgtcgactcccctagggtttctggaacatttgggtatttatagagcaaagaggcggttcagggggcacttaaggtgggcagcacccactagggcgtgcctgggcctccttgcgcaccctggtgggtgctgctcccctcgagcaacCCCCCAGGTGCGTCCTTGGCCCACTGGctctcttctggcccaaaaaaccctccaggagtttcgttgcatttggactccgtttgatattgatttcctatgatgtaaaaacatgcagagaACATCAAcagacactgggcactatgtcaataggttagtaccaaaaaatgatataaaatgactataaaatgattgtaagacatccaagaatgataatataacaacatgggacaataaaaattatagataagttggagacgtatcaacatcccgaagcttaattcctgcgcgtccttgagtaggtaaatgataaaaacagaatttttgatgtggaatgctgcttaacatgttcatcacatttcttttctttatagcatggacatatggacttttatatgattcaaagcaatagtctagttttgacatgaagactttaatactcaagcataccaacaagtaaccatgtatttcaaaatatcaacactaaagcaagttatccctagcccaacactcgaatattagctacacccaatgctagAAGGGTCTCTTATGACTTCAACAAAGTTGggatggatactaatcatcttaagatctcctttatcaTTGCTAGAAGTTGCACCTTTGTTTTTAGTGACTTGAGTAGTCTTGCCAATTTTCACAGgagttttagcggaagcaaaagtCGTACCTAGATTAGAAAAAAATTCTTGCAGTTTATCAATCCTAGACGGGCTTTCTTCGATTCTTTCGTGAATTATGGTTCCCTTTTCTTTTAGCAAATTAAAAACGTCTCCCCTTTTGACCCAACTTTATTAGCATAACTTTGCATttttttatccaagttttcaatatgttctACGGCAAGcatttcttttcaatagcatctagtctttccataacatgctcgagagtcaatattgtttcaatgatcatgagtggtggtgaacccactaaatttcccaaagcattaaaagcatcaagagaaggacacatcaagaagttcccaccggtaatagtatcaaggacgaatctgtaccaagtggtaatgcccacataaaaacaacgaagaagaacaatggtagattgcttgcgaatagatctattatgagcattgcaaatcctataccaagcatcttttaaattttctcctcccctttgtttgaaGTTGAGAACCTCGTTTTCGGGGGTGCACGCATAGAAAAAGAAAAATCTGTAACGACAAAAAGTGATAAACAAGATTGCACACGAAAAAccgatctgacgagaaaacggcgaacgaaaaagagggcgaataaaacggcaaatttttatgaagtgggggagaggaaaacgagaggcagatgGAAAATTCCATTGTTAGAGTCTGGACCAAAATGGAGCCTCCCCGTGCATTTGGATTTTCAGCCGTCGGATCTGTTTTACCAGTCGCTGCTGACCGTTGGATCTCGGGCTCGGTCGCTGTGGGCCGTCGGATCTTTACCCGGTCGTCTTCAATCGTCCGATATTTTCGTTATGAGCCGTGTCCCGCCCGGCCGTGCCACCGCGCGTAATTAAGCTGCCCCGCCGAGGGCATTCTCGTCATTTTGCGTAAAGTGGTATAAAAGCCCCTCGCGCACCGACGCCTCCCCCGCGCCCAGCTCCTCCACTATGCCGCCTCCTCCCATTCCCTAACCCTATCTGCTCCCCGCGCCACCGTCTCCTCCTTCGCCTAGCCCGCCGGATactcgtcgtcgtcctcgcatCCACACGGGAGGTGCTCCGCCTCTTCCTCCCTCCTGGTTTCGGGCTAGGCATCACCTTCGTCGCCGGCGTGGCTCCGGTGGACTCTGGCGGGCTCCTCTCCGTCTTCTCCCTCGTCTCACGCGCGGTTCCGCTTCTCGCTGGCCACCGGGTGTAGCCTTGCAGGGGCGCATCGGGCTGGGCCCGCGCCGCACAGCCGTGAGGAACATAGAAGAGCACACCACCGGGCCGCACAGCAGGCAAGGAAGGAGCGCCACCGCGGAATGGGTAGGTCAACGCCGCAGATTGGGGAGGAGCGCCGTCGCCGCCTGGACCAAGCTCCCTGCTCCACCGACCAAGGACGCTCGATTCCGGCCACCTGCAGCACATCAAGCCATCCGCTAACAGGTCCCTTATCTTGTTCCTCGATTAGTTTGTTGTTCTGACCACCTGCAATACAAACCAAACTGAACTGATATGTGATCCTGCAGTACAAACCAAACTGAACTTATCTTCTTTCTCTGaatatgtatgccatggtttgacCATTAGATATAGCAGTTCTGAAATTAGATATTGTTCTGAAAATCAGATATTGTTGAATTTAAGAGAAGCTACAGCAATCAATCGTAGCTAACTGGTTGTATGGATTCACATGGTTTCCAGAACTCTTTTCATAGCTAGCTGATCACTTGGTGGAGGACAATATGTGCACTACTATTCTTGATCAAGTCACTTTTCTATAATGTTTGAGCTCACCAATGGTGATGTAGTCAACATATATCTCTTCTGCTCCTGTCAGCTAACCTGTTCATGCCGAGGGCTTATGTATGGGTGATCATTCTTTTCACTTCCTCTGAATCTCCTCTATCCATTATAGAGGAAGAATATGGATAATGGTCGCGGGGCCATCGCCCCTGCTCGACGTGCGCAGCGAGCAAGGTCTGCTGCTCTCAAATGCATTTTTGACTCGCACATTTATTTAAGTCTCGTACAGGAGTGATCCCAGAAATCTCATCTCATCTCGTTCTTTTTCATTCATATGAAACCATCAGTTGCATGTGGTGTGCAGAGTTCGTTCTACGCGTCAGGAAGGAAGTGGAGAGAGGGAAGTTGCCTCCAGATGTTGCTGATAACTTCGAAAACCTGTACTACAATTACAAGAATGAGGTAAATATACTTCTTGTTTCCTGTCTGGTATAGTTAGATCCTTATTCACTTATTACTTATTACTCATGACATATATTCTGTGATTGCTTTGGCGTCTTCAGGTCCTACAAAATGGGGATCCAAATGCATATCAGATCATGCTTTCCAACATGATGGATTTATTTGACCGCATTCTGCTGGATGCAGAGGTCCTATTTCTATGCATGTTACCTTCCCAATTCGCTCTCACATTTTCTCTTCCTTCCAAGATGAACCTTTTACACCAATCTTCGTGTTCTTTTGCAGAGTCCATTTACGTTTCAGCCTTATCACAAGGCCATCAGAGAACCATTTGACTATTACACCTTCGGTCAGAATTACATTAGGCCACTGGTAGATTTTAGGTAATGAAGAATCTGATCTGAGAACATATAAGAGGCTCTGTTTGGTTCAAATAGTGTCATATGAAGTTTGTTGTACTTCTCATGGATATCTTCTGTGTAAACAGGAATAGTGATACATTATGCCTCATCAGAGAACCATTTGACTATTACACCTTTGATTAACTCTTGATTTAGTTGTTGACACAGTCGTCTTGTGTGCTACCTAATTAGTGATTTGTTTTGCAGGTACAAATCTGGGTGTGGATTGCTGCCTTGCCTTTCCAGCAGGCAAAGGTTCAGTTGGCTACAGGTTTCTTGTTGTATCTATCACTGCAGTTACACAATATCTTGTCTATCCAATAATTGGAAGCCTTGCCTACAATTTTCCATCTGAGGTGATCATTCTTGCCTTGCCTTTCCCCAACCTAGGCCTAAACATAATGTTTCATAACCCCACCCCAGGCCTACAACATTTGTTTTCTGTCCTATTGTGgtcgtgttttgttccactctggtGCATTCATTTTGATGCTTTATTTGATTATGTTTTTGCTGTAATGCATGCAATAGATTTGTTATGATGTTTTGTGATAATCATGGCAGACTAAAGCTATGTTATCTATGCAGTATAATAGTACCATTAAAATTCAAGCTCCTTTTGGCATTGTAACAGTGATGTCTAATTACCATGCAGCGCAAAATGTCTAACTAAATTGTGCTATGGAGCTTGCACTATCTGAATGAACTGCCATCCTGAATTAAATGTGTAGGCTAAAGAGAAATGTGGAAATAGCAGTCGTTTCACAAGGATATGTTACTACGGTTGCTTTCAAATGTTGATTTATCTTCCTTCATGTAGTCATTTGCTATATAGTTTTGAAGTTTACAGGTCATGAGATTTTTGATGTCATATTCTAAACCTTTGAGCATTCTTTCTAAGAATATCTTTATTTTTCGTCGCAGCATTCTTGCAGAATAATTATTATGTGTTCATCAATGATAACAATGATACCTGATTCAAGATTAGGTGGTCTACAATCCGCCGACTCTCCAAAACCATATCTCCAGCCCATCAAATCTGAAAATTAAAGGTCTGCCTTGAAACTGTGCCCCCCTTTTCCTATTGCTCCAGTCCCTTTTTGTGAATATTACTTCCCATGGACGTTCTGCATTAATGTCCCAGATTGCAAAATGTtagtattgctatttcttttgtcatGTAGAGATGGCCGCGACATGGGCAATTATGTATCTATAGCTATTATTTTTAGAAGAACCACATCTCTACGGTCATTTTTTAGAAGAACCACATGGGCAATTATGTATCTATAGCTATTATGTGTGTTGCTACAAGCCAATTGCTCAGGGTTCACGGATGGCATGTGCAGGCTGATGATGGTGTTATAAGGTTTAAAATAAAGGATGATGGGGAGTATCCGCCTGTTATTAGTTCTAACAAAAGGTTCTTTTCAATGGTGAGTCGGACTGCACACATAAGTAACCCCAAGGTGTTGGTAATATCCTTTCTATATATTTTTAATGTTTTCATCTGAATGAAAGTGATACATATATGTGATGATTTCTGACTTGACTTGTGCTGGGATTACTCCTGCAGCAATCGATATCCAGTATAGCGAGTTCTGGGACAGGTGGTGGAGTAGCTACAACGGGGAGGAGCCATGCGATGACCTCGATGCTTACTGTTGCTGCCACAAGCATTGTGTCTGAAAAAGAAGGTACTATCTAAACTACACAAAACTTCCTAGCTTCGCAAATATTGGATGAGTAGACCGGGCAACTCAGGCCGCCCTGAACAACCATACATCATGATGTGCTGTTTGGACATGTTAGTTCAATTGATTGCCTGCAAGCGAACCATCTCTATATACAAAACTGAACCTTTTATTAGTTGCGTGGTACCAGTTTCTCTGTTCTTTTTAGTTTCTTATGGTCTCTGCTCATGCCTTGTGCAATATGACCCAAATTAATGTTTGGAGGATGCATGATCTTTGTTGATGGCCGACCAGTGCTTATAAACAAGATTCGTAACCGAGTATGTCATGTTAGTAAGCACAATGCCCAATATAAAATAAAAACACATGAATTGAAAGGAAATTCTTATAACGAAAATCAGATGGATACATTAGAACTAAAATTGAAAAATGCAACTTCCAATTAGCTTTGATAGAATAGCAACAAACTTCACTTACCAGCAAAAAATTATGTTATTCTCTAGC from Triticum aestivum cultivar Chinese Spring chromosome 3B, IWGSC CS RefSeq v2.1, whole genome shotgun sequence includes these protein-coding regions:
- the LOC123068519 gene encoding glycerol-3-phosphate acyltransferase ATS11, chloroplastic, translated to MGRSTPQIGEERRRRLDQAPCSTDQGRSIPATCSTSSHPLTEFVLRVRKEVERGKLPPDVADNFENLYYNYKNEVLQNGDPNAYQIMLSNMMDLFDRILLDAESPFTFQPYHKAIREPFDYYTFGQNYIRPLVDFRYKSGCGLLPCLSSRQRFSWLQVSCCIYHCSYTISCLSNNWKPCLQFSI